The genomic DNA CCCTCATATAATAGCAACTGAATGAAAGTCCCATAAAATATATAAGTAGTCATCTTTTAATGTCCATTCGGCTTGCCACCAGACTTGTGTAATCATTTGTGTAATGACGCAGAGAAAACTGTGTGTTAAgcaatacagaaatattaattgcAACTAGTGGGTATGACAGGAACTAGGGAGAGGATGGGGCAATACAGGAACTGAGATAGAGGAATTAAGGGAGTTCAGTGTAGAGCTAGAAGGCAGGTGATAAACCTGGATTTTGTCAGAAAataagggagaaaagaaacaaatgagttTGGTAGTCACAGaaagagacacacaaaaaggaattaAGGAAGAAACTGAGCAGGAAGTGGGAAAGCAAAGGGAGTTCTGAGGACGATTGTGCCATTTCAGGATTGAAGAATGCATGAGATGCAGGAAAAGGGGCTGTAGGCTACCATTCCCTCTGCCCTCTCTCCACTCCACCCTCAGCCCAAAGACACAGAAAGCCCAGCTATCCCTTATCACATCACCTCCCAAAACACAGCTCCATTTCCCTCCCTCATTTGAGGCTGGCATAATGATATGGGTGACATTAGATAAAATGCCTCTTTCTAAGATCTTCTATCCACACCTGAGAAGGTCCACCAGTTTGAGATGTGCCTGTATGAGCACACATTCAGTCTTAAGATCGCTAAGCAGTTAGGGTCGGGGAGTGAGTTCACTCTCACAAATGCCAGTCGGAAAACCCAAAGAAATGCACTGTTGCTATTGGACACTGCAAGCAGGAATCAACAAGGAAAGTTTGGAGCTTGTGCTGGCCCTAAGATTACTCAGAGAGGTACTAGTGAGTTTAAACAATGAGCAGACACCTTGAAACCACATGGCAATATAGAGGAAGATAATCTTGGCACATAAGATCAAACACGTATGTCAGATGTAAGAAAATATATCAtgcttcttttgttttcctcattaTCAGGTCCAAGGTTTAAAACACTGAACATCTTTCAGATGTTTACACTTCTCACATTCATTTTGCAACATGCATTACAACTACAGAGGGCTAATAAATTTATACCTCTATCTAAAAATAATGATGTGATCTTCCATGGAAAAAGAATTCAATATAAATTGAAGCTGTGTCATAGCTTAAATACCCATTGTAGACCATGAGATGTTTGATTCTGAGAATGATCATTTTGGATTCAGTTAGTACTATCAGATTCCTCAAACCCATCATGAGGATGGATTTAACTCAGGACAGACTTAACTTTTCAGGAGCTGATAGCAGCGTTTCAAGACATTTCCAAAGGCCTGTATGAATTTGTCATTCCTCAGGGTGAAGATAAAAGGGTTCAGAAAAGGGGTCACCACTAAAACCAGCAATGATGCTACCCTGTTATACTCAGCTGCCTGTGTTTGCTTGGGTTTCACGTAGAGAAACAAGCAGCTGCCGAAGCCGATCACAACATAAGTGAAGTGGGAGGCACAGGTGGAGAAGGCTTTCCTCCGGCCAGAGGCTGATGGGATCTTGAGGATGGTGGAGATGATGTAGGTGTAGGAGACGATTGTAGCGATCAAAGGACCAATGATAATGAAAACGGccattagaaaaagaataaactctGTTAAAAGAGTATCCTCACAGGATACCTTGAGCAACTGCCCTCGATCACAGTAAAAATGATCTAACACATTTGATTTGCAGAAAGTAAGCTGAAAAGTGGCATAGACCGGCCAGATTTCAGAAAGAAACCCAAAAACCCATGACACAATTACCACCCAAATGCAGGTGCTGCTGTTCATAATGATGTTGTACCTCAAAGGGTTACACACAGCCACATAACGGTCCACAGCCATTGCTCCAAGTAATGCCAACTCCGAGGTACCCAAAGAAAGGTATAAATATAGCTGTGCAGCACACGCAGCCAAAGATATGCTCTGAGTGTTTGGAAGCAGCAACCCCCAGAGCATACAAGGGACAGCGGTGGATATGATCAGGACCTCCAGGACAGAGAGGTGGCCAAGGAAGAAATACATGGGGGACTGCAGATGTTTATTAACACAGACGGTGATAATGATGACTGTGTTTCCCATCACCGTCACTGCATACAAAAGGAAGAAAGTCACAAAAAGGATACGACGTACTTCTTGGGAGCCAGGGAATCCTAAGAGAAAAAATTCAGTGGCACTGGAGGAATTTCCCAACATTTACTTCTGAGTGCTTTACCCTTCTGAAatctagaaaacaaaagaaagctaaTATGGCTTCCCATCCCAACAGATGTAGAAACTGTTTTGAAATTCCCCTCCTGTCCACAGACTTCACAACATGACTGGAATAGTAAGCATTCATATTCTACTATTCCTGTATATGGTCAGTGGcaatttttctaaatatgcacAATGTGTGAGAAAAGTTGAGCTGGCCAAGAAGATGATCCGTCCCCAGTGCTGTATTATAAACATGAGAGCCTGTCTCCCACCCAGCAGGCACCACTGCACCCTCAATGCTCAGTTCACCTGCCTCCCACTCTGCTCTAAACAGTCATCAGTCAGCCTCCATGACCACAGTGGGTTCCTTTCCACCACTAACTCCCTTCCATCTGGAAGTCCTAAACTACTCCATCTGCCAAGTATTTTCTATCCTGTAAATTCCTGCTCCAGTATCATGTTCTATACAAAAGTTTTCCTGCCAACACCCCTGAGCTCGTTACTTGGTTTCTTTGTTTCATCTGAATGTAGGTTCCATTTacagaatgtttattttaaaacttctgctttTCCTTCATCATCACTGTTGTGTGTTGGTGAAACTGAGGGAAGTCTCCTGAGGAGTTTCTATAAATTCTCGAGGGCAAGGACTGAGTATCTCTTAATCTACTGGTCAGCTGGTTCCCTGCATGGAttactcctttcttcctccctatcTTGGGAATGAAACCCTCCCTTACTTTTGTCCTCAGTGAACATGTCTTCTCACAGAAGGCTGACAAATGAGCACCTGGGCTGAGTTGAGCCTGGCCATCTCTTTCTAAG from Callithrix jacchus isolate 240 chromosome 11, calJac240_pri, whole genome shotgun sequence includes the following:
- the LOC100398743 gene encoding olfactory receptor 9A1 — encoded protein: MLGNSSSATEFFLLGFPGSQEVRRILFVTFFLLYAVTVMGNTVIIITVCVNKHLQSPMYFFLGHLSVLEVLIISTAVPCMLWGLLLPNTQSISLAACAAQLYLYLSLGTSELALLGAMAVDRYVAVCNPLRYNIIMNSSTCIWVVIVSWVFGFLSEIWPVYATFQLTFCKSNVLDHFYCDRGQLLKVSCEDTLLTEFILFLMAVFIIIGPLIATIVSYTYIISTILKIPSASGRRKAFSTCASHFTYVVIGFGSCLFLYVKPKQTQAAEYNRVASLLVLVVTPFLNPFIFTLRNDKFIQAFGNVLKRCYQLLKS